A single genomic interval of Helianthus annuus cultivar XRQ/B chromosome 13, HanXRQr2.0-SUNRISE, whole genome shotgun sequence harbors:
- the LOC110902015 gene encoding F-box/kelch-repeat protein At3g06240: MADLPSENMYNILSTLTSKKRLQAAILPSEIMYDILSRMPVKSLARFRCVNKLWCNYINDPYLEAMHTKRQSMNDPVPIMFRQFPSDDHPNSPCTLSFLEHKEEAGICTLEVKKKPPVMEFMCKSWTYKNPDNIVLGSCNGLLYSSKHSHDGNKLVVIHPLRKDCYESPPIKTPFHPQQQQSCGIDLQESNRLCVEESSGLGFDDSTNTFKMVCVVKREHEGQLEDLYQLKEDLWTMVHVLGTDSWRKIPQVPSYPITGEGVFANGCLHWLISDEYDDYRAAYLGRPVIKFDIAKEEFGVIKPPHGLPVYSVKEQLVDLHGEVGYVYHIVNHGVEVWVLKERGWVMHCEFEQKPPLPGCLMKVLGFWNDDGDVLMTDNWKRQMFVYNLNSKSLHEVSLVGCEEGLTLIDIRMY, from the coding sequence ATGGCTGATTTGCCTTCGGAAAACATGTACAATATCTTGTCAACCCTAACCTCTAAAAAGCGTCTTCAAGCGGCTATATTACCTTCGGAAATCATGTACGATATCTTGTCAAGAATGCCGGTGAAATCGTTGGCTCGTTTCCGGTGTGTAAACAAGCTATGGTGCAACTACATTAACGATCCTTACCTTGAAGCCATGCATACCAAACGACAGTCAATGAACGATCCCGTGCCCATTATGTTCCGTCAATTTCCATCTGATGATCATCCCAACTCACCATGCACACTAAGTTTCTTGGAACATAAAGAAGAAGCTGGTATTTGCACCCTAGAAGTCAAAAAGAAGCCACCGGTTATGGAGTTTATGTGTAAGAGTTGGACTTATAAAAACCCTGATAACATAGTTCTAGGTTCTTGCAATGGGCTGCTCTATTCATCAAAACATTCCCATGATGGCAACAAGTTGGTTGTGATCCATCCTCTAAGGAAAGATTGTTATGAGTCGCCACCCATCAAGACACCATTCCACCCACAACAACAACAGTCATGTGGGATTGATCTTCAAGAGTCGAACCGGCTTTGTGTTGAGGAGTCAAGCGGGCTTGGTTTTGATGATTCTACCAACACTTTCAAGATGGTGTGTGTTGTGAAAAGAGAACACGAAGGGCAGCTAGAAGACCTTTATCAACTCAAGGAGGATCTATGGACCATGGTGCATGTCTTGGGCACAGACTCGTGGCGAAAGATACCACAAGTCCCATCTTATCCCATAACTGGTGAAGGCGTGTTTGCGAATGGATGTTTGCATTGGTTAATTAGTGATGAATATGATGATTATCGCGCGGCCTACTTAGGACGACCAGTAATAAAGTTTGACATAGCGAAGGAGGAATTCGGAGTAATCAAACCTCCTCATGGACTACCAGTTTATTCGGTTAAGGAGCAGTTGGTTGATTTACATGGTGAAGTTGGATATGTGTATCATATCGTCAACCATGGTGTGGAGGTGTGGGTGTTGAAGGAGAGAGGATGGGTGATGCATTGTGAGTTCGAGCAGAAGCCGCCTCTTCCTGGTTGTTTAATGAaggttttagggttttggaatgatGACGGGGACGTATTAATGACAGATAATTGGAAGCGACAAATGTTTGTTTACAACCTAAACAGTAAGAGTTTGCATGAAGTTAGCTTGGTTGGATGTGAAGAAGGCCTTACATTAATAGATATACGAATGTATTAA